The Larimichthys crocea isolate SSNF chromosome XI, L_crocea_2.0, whole genome shotgun sequence genome has a segment encoding these proteins:
- the LOC104938677 gene encoding gamma-aminobutyric acid receptor subunit rho-1 isoform X1 — MHPDVVLLIFLLWMVVVSGQPRPKGQILQSYRHVRSKREMPPTKGSSRKIGSPILKRSPDITKAWGTKTEHLLRINEHDFTMRPGFGGPAVPVGVDVQVESLDAISEVDMDFTITLYLRHYWKDERLSFRSNNNHSMTFDSRLVKKIWVPDMFFVHSKKSFTHDTTTDNVMLRVYPDGKVLYSLRVTVTAMCSMDLSRFPLDTQTCSLEIESYAYTDDDLMLYWKEGNRSLNTDERISLSQFLIQEFHTTTRLAFYSSTGWYNRLYINFTLRRHIFFFLLQTYFPATLMVMLSWVSFWIDRRAVPARVPLGITTVLTMSTIITGVNASMPRVSYIKAVDIYLWVSFVFVFLSVIEYAAVNYLSTLQERKERKLRDGLLCTCGMTHPGMMSASYSEVDANTTGNYGMPEVNGIKRERMLVQLAMESDQVTGHVGSSAYANIWIDTHAIDKYSRVVFPGSYILFNIIYWSIYS, encoded by the exons GTCGAAAAGAGAGATGCCTCCGACAAAAGGATCCAGTCGCAAGATTggcag TCCCATACTCAAGAGGAGTCCAGACATAACTAAAGCCTGGGGTACAAAGACAGAGCATCTGCTGAGGATAAACGAGCATGACTTCACAATGAGGCCAGGATTTGGAG GGCCTGCAGTCCCAGTTGGAGTGGACGTTCAGGTTGAAAGTTTGGATGCTATTTCAGAGGTGGATATG GACTTTACTATCACCCTGTACCTGAGGCACTACTGGAAAGATGAACGTCTGTCGTTCAGaagcaacaacaaccacagcatGACCTTCGATAGCCGCCTGGTGAAGAAAATCTGGGTACCTGACATGTTTTTCGTCCACTCGAAGAAGTCTTTCACCCATGACACCACCACTGACAACGTCATGCTGCGAGTGTACCCGGATGGTAAAGTCCTCTACAGCCTGAG GGTGACAGTCACGGCCATGTGTAGCATGGACCTGAGCCGCTTTCCTCTCGACACTCAGACGTGCTCGTTGGAGATAGAGAGCT ATGCGTATACAGATGATGACCTGATGCTGTACTGGAAGGAAGGGAACAGGTCATTAAACACAGACGAGAGAATTTCTCTCTCCCAGTTCCTCATACAGGAGTTCCACACCACCACAAGGCTGGCCTTCTACAGCAGCACAG GCTGGTACAACCGTCTGTACATCAACTTCACTCTGCGCCGtcacatcttcttcttcctgctgcaGACCTACTTCCCTGCCACTCTGATGGTCATGTTGTCTTGGGTGTCCTTCTGGATCGACCGCAGGGCCGTCCCTGCCAGAGTGCCATTGG GTATAACCACAGTGCTCACCATGTCCACCATCATTACCGGAGTCAACGCCTCCATGCCCCGGGTGTCATACATCAAAGCTGTGGACATTTACCTGTGGGTCAGTTTCGTCTTTGTCTTCCTGTCGGTGATAGAGTACGCTGCAGTCAACTACCTGTCCACTTTACAAGAACGCAAGGAGAGGAAACTCAGAGACGGG CTGCTGTGTACCTGTGGCATGACCCATCCTGGCATGATGTCAGCCAGCTACAGTGAGGTGGATGCCAACACGACAGGAAACTACGGCATGCCCGAAGTGAACGGCATTAAACGAGAGAGGATGCTGGTGCAGCTGGCGATGGAGAGCGACCAGGTCACCGGTCATGTTGGCTCCAGTGCTTATGCCAACATCTGGATTGACACACATGCCATAGATAAGTACTCCAGGGTTGTCTTTCCTGGATCTTACATCCTCTTCAACATCATCTACTGGTCTATCTACTCCTAA
- the LOC104938677 gene encoding gamma-aminobutyric acid receptor subunit rho-1 isoform X2: MPPTKGSSRKIGSPILKRSPDITKAWGTKTEHLLRINEHDFTMRPGFGGPAVPVGVDVQVESLDAISEVDMDFTITLYLRHYWKDERLSFRSNNNHSMTFDSRLVKKIWVPDMFFVHSKKSFTHDTTTDNVMLRVYPDGKVLYSLRVTVTAMCSMDLSRFPLDTQTCSLEIESYAYTDDDLMLYWKEGNRSLNTDERISLSQFLIQEFHTTTRLAFYSSTGWYNRLYINFTLRRHIFFFLLQTYFPATLMVMLSWVSFWIDRRAVPARVPLGITTVLTMSTIITGVNASMPRVSYIKAVDIYLWVSFVFVFLSVIEYAAVNYLSTLQERKERKLRDGLLCTCGMTHPGMMSASYSEVDANTTGNYGMPEVNGIKRERMLVQLAMESDQVTGHVGSSAYANIWIDTHAIDKYSRVVFPGSYILFNIIYWSIYS, encoded by the exons ATGCCTCCGACAAAAGGATCCAGTCGCAAGATTggcag TCCCATACTCAAGAGGAGTCCAGACATAACTAAAGCCTGGGGTACAAAGACAGAGCATCTGCTGAGGATAAACGAGCATGACTTCACAATGAGGCCAGGATTTGGAG GGCCTGCAGTCCCAGTTGGAGTGGACGTTCAGGTTGAAAGTTTGGATGCTATTTCAGAGGTGGATATG GACTTTACTATCACCCTGTACCTGAGGCACTACTGGAAAGATGAACGTCTGTCGTTCAGaagcaacaacaaccacagcatGACCTTCGATAGCCGCCTGGTGAAGAAAATCTGGGTACCTGACATGTTTTTCGTCCACTCGAAGAAGTCTTTCACCCATGACACCACCACTGACAACGTCATGCTGCGAGTGTACCCGGATGGTAAAGTCCTCTACAGCCTGAG GGTGACAGTCACGGCCATGTGTAGCATGGACCTGAGCCGCTTTCCTCTCGACACTCAGACGTGCTCGTTGGAGATAGAGAGCT ATGCGTATACAGATGATGACCTGATGCTGTACTGGAAGGAAGGGAACAGGTCATTAAACACAGACGAGAGAATTTCTCTCTCCCAGTTCCTCATACAGGAGTTCCACACCACCACAAGGCTGGCCTTCTACAGCAGCACAG GCTGGTACAACCGTCTGTACATCAACTTCACTCTGCGCCGtcacatcttcttcttcctgctgcaGACCTACTTCCCTGCCACTCTGATGGTCATGTTGTCTTGGGTGTCCTTCTGGATCGACCGCAGGGCCGTCCCTGCCAGAGTGCCATTGG GTATAACCACAGTGCTCACCATGTCCACCATCATTACCGGAGTCAACGCCTCCATGCCCCGGGTGTCATACATCAAAGCTGTGGACATTTACCTGTGGGTCAGTTTCGTCTTTGTCTTCCTGTCGGTGATAGAGTACGCTGCAGTCAACTACCTGTCCACTTTACAAGAACGCAAGGAGAGGAAACTCAGAGACGGG CTGCTGTGTACCTGTGGCATGACCCATCCTGGCATGATGTCAGCCAGCTACAGTGAGGTGGATGCCAACACGACAGGAAACTACGGCATGCCCGAAGTGAACGGCATTAAACGAGAGAGGATGCTGGTGCAGCTGGCGATGGAGAGCGACCAGGTCACCGGTCATGTTGGCTCCAGTGCTTATGCCAACATCTGGATTGACACACATGCCATAGATAAGTACTCCAGGGTTGTCTTTCCTGGATCTTACATCCTCTTCAACATCATCTACTGGTCTATCTACTCCTAA
- the LOC113746921 gene encoding tripartite motif-containing protein 16-like produces MAQKGVQLDRETFSCVICLDLLRDPVTTPCGHSYCMNCIPNFWDGEDEKRIHSCPQCRQTFKPRPVLVKNTMLAALVEELKKTGLQVAPADHCYAGPEDVACDFCTGRKCKALKSCLVCLVSYCEKHLQPHYDVAQFQKHKLVEPSKKLQENICSRHDEVMKMFCRTDQQCICYLCSVDEHKGHDTVSAAAERTERQRELEVSRQNIQQRIQDREKDVKELQQEVEAINGSADKAVEDSEKIFTELIHLMEKRRSDVKQQVRSQQQTEVSRVKELQEKLEQEITELKRKDADLKKLSHTEDHNQFLHNYPSLSRLSQSTDSSSINIRPLRYFEDVTAAVSELRDQLQDVLRDQRTNISLTDTEVHVSLSRPEPEPKTRAEFSKYSCELTLDPNTAHMKLLLSEGNRKVTFMRRYQSYSSHPDRFTLYYQVLSRESLTGRCYWEVEWSGSGVGVAVAYKNISRAGRLLECSFGSNDKSWKLICYTNSNSSYFYYNDVHTPVSGPQSSRVGVYLDHSAGIMSFYSVSETMTLLHRVQTTFTQPLYAGLQPLDYRVTAELCKLR; encoded by the coding sequence ATGGCGCAGAAAGGAGTTCAGCTGGACCGGGAAACCTTCTCCTGTGtgatctgtctggatctactgagGGATCCGGTGACTActccctgtggacacagctactgcatgaactgtattccaaacttctgggatggagaggatgagaagagaatccacagctgccctcagtgtaggcagaccttcaaaccgaggcctgtcctggtgaaaaacaccatgttagcagctttagtggaggaactgaagaagactggactccaagttgctcctgctgatcactgctatgctggacctgaagatgtggcctgtgattTCTGCACTGGGAGGAAATGTAAAGCCctgaagtcctgtctggtctgtctggtctcttactgtgagaaacacctccaACCTCATTACGATGTAGCTCAGTTccagaaacacaagctggtggagccctccaagaagctccaggagaacatctgctctcgtcatgatgaggtgatgaagatgttctgccgtactgatcagcagtgtatctgttatctctgctctgtggatgaacataaaggccacgacacagtctcagctgcagcagaaaggactgagaggcagagagagctcgaggtgagtcgacaaaacatccagcagagaatccaggacagagagaaagatgtgaaggagctccaacaggaggtggaggctatcaatggctctgctgataaagcagtggaggacagtgagaagatcttcactgagctgatccatctcatggagaaaagaaggtctgatgtgaagcagcaggtcagatcccagcagcaaactgaagtgagtcgagtcaaagagcttcaggagaagctggagcaggagatcactgagctgaagaggaaagacgctgatctgaagaagctctcacacacagaggaccacaaccagtttctacacaactacccctcactgtcacgactcagccaatctacagactcatccagcatcaatatccgtcctctgaggtactttgaggatgtgacagctgctgtgtcagagctcagagatcaactacaggacgttctgagggaccaacggacaaacatctcactgacagacactgaagtccatgtttcactgtcaagaccagaaccagagcccaagaccagagctgagttctCGAAATATTCAtgtgaactcacactggatccaaacacagcacacatgaagctgttattatctgaggggaacagaaaagttACATTCATGAGACGATAtcagtcttattctagtcacccagacagatttACTCTATATTAtcaggtcctgagtagagagagtctgactggacgttgttactgggaggtggagtggagtggaTCAGGAGTTGGTGTAGCAGTCGcatacaagaatatcagcagagcagggaggtTACTTGAATGTTCATTTGGATCAAATGACAAATCTTGGAAGTTAATTTGTTACACAAACAGTAActcatcttatttttattacaacGATGTCCACACTCCCGTCTCTGGTCCTCagtcctccagagttggagtgtacctggatcacagtgcaggtattatgtccttctacagcgtctctgaaaccatgactctcctccacagagtccagaccacgttcactcagcctctctatgctggacttcAGCCTTTAGATTATAGAGTCACTGCTGAGTTGTGTAAACTCAgatag